From Pseudomonas sp. LS1212, the proteins below share one genomic window:
- a CDS encoding SelT/SelW/SelH family protein has product MSTSKPEIVITYCTQCQWLLRAAWLAQELLSTFSDDLARVALEPATGGAFRITCDGVQIWERKEDGGFPEAKVLKQRVRDQIDPQRDLGHNDR; this is encoded by the coding sequence ATGTCCACGAGCAAACCGGAAATTGTCATAACCTATTGCACACAGTGCCAATGGCTGTTGCGCGCTGCCTGGCTGGCCCAGGAACTGCTCAGCACCTTCTCCGATGACCTGGCCCGGGTTGCGCTGGAACCGGCCACGGGCGGGGCGTTCCGGATTACCTGCGACGGGGTGCAGATCTGGGAGCGCAAGGAAGATGGCGGCTTTCCCGAGGCCAAGGTGCTCAAGCAGCGGGTGCGCGACCAGATCGACCCGCAGCGCGACTTGGGCCACAACGATCGTTAA